The following are encoded in a window of Wolbachia endosymbiont (group B) of Hofmannophila pseudospretella genomic DNA:
- a CDS encoding cell division protein FtsQ/DivIB, producing MLNNVTRSQRSFLRKCALVIITALFLTLVLYSSLDKITNRFNYYFTWCNDRLSSLLISNGFSIDKVTVTGNKFTNEQDILSLVDRTQPIMYVSLSKLTDNIQSVSEWIKHVRIYRILPNTLRIDVNEHKPFALWKDDNRTSVIDSEGKVIVDDYQIDNLVIIKGQNSLSSLKFIKYILERKTQLSDHISSCVYVGNRRWNIILDDSATVKLPEDNPYSSWDYLSHLQNTTDFTFSNWSIIDMRVADKILVKK from the coding sequence ATGTTGAACAATGTTACTAGAAGCCAAAGAAGTTTTTTGCGCAAGTGCGCTCTTGTTATTATCACTGCACTTTTTCTCACATTAGTACTTTATAGTTCACTTGATAAAATAACAAATCGATTCAATTACTACTTTACTTGGTGTAACGATCGCTTATCGAGCTTATTAATTAGCAATGGATTTTCAATCGACAAAGTAACCGTTACTGGAAACAAATTTACAAATGAACAGGACATTCTAAGTTTAGTAGATAGAACACAACCTATCATGTATGTATCACTCTCAAAACTAACAGATAATATACAATCTGTAAGCGAATGGATAAAACATGTAAGAATTTATAGGATTTTACCCAACACCTTACGCATTGATGTAAATGAACACAAACCTTTTGCTCTTTGGAAAGATGATAACAGAACTTCAGTAATTGACTCTGAAGGTAAAGTAATCGTAGATGATTACCAGATAGATAACCTCGTTATAATCAAAGGACAAAATTCGTTATCAAGCCTAAAATTCATTAAATATATACTAGAGAGGAAAACTCAATTAAGTGATCATATTTCTTCTTGTGTTTATGTAGGCAATAGAAGATGGAATATCATACTCGATGACAGTGCCACAGTAAAATTGCCTGAAGATAATCCTTATAGCTCATGGGATTATTTAAGCCACTTGCAAAATACAACCGACTTTACTTTTAGCAATTGGAGCATAATTGATATGCGTGTTGCTGATAAGATCCTTGTGAAGAAGTGA
- a CDS encoding D-alanine--D-alanine ligase: protein MLMIPTIAILSGGFSCEREISLMSGKAVKKALDSLLYKAIEIDVDSNIAQKLKKTNPALAFIALHGPYGEDGCIQGLLEILGIKYTHSGVTASAVAMNKVMSKHIFRSLSIDTPKGYVISREDLLKNNIKIDYPYVLKPINEGSSIGVHMIFSHEDYLELKNNSSTIMEKMIIEEYIPGIELHTAVLLNEAIGTMEIRPKNKFYDYEAKYTDGFAEHIFPAEIPNNIYRITLEHALKVHQFLGCKTVSRSDFRYNPQNNTLKMLEVNTHPGFTELSLVPEIAKLTRGIDFNELVKIIVEDSLHHRNIRDQADVEQCY, encoded by the coding sequence ATGCTTATGATTCCAACTATAGCAATTTTAAGTGGTGGATTTTCTTGCGAAAGAGAAATATCACTTATGAGCGGAAAAGCAGTCAAGAAGGCGCTTGATAGCCTTTTATATAAGGCAATAGAAATAGATGTTGATAGCAACATTGCTCAAAAGCTTAAAAAAACTAATCCTGCTCTTGCTTTTATTGCTCTACATGGTCCTTATGGTGAAGATGGCTGTATTCAAGGTTTATTGGAAATCTTAGGTATAAAATATACACACTCTGGAGTTACAGCTTCGGCTGTTGCTATGAATAAAGTGATGTCAAAGCATATATTCCGATCCCTTAGTATCGACACTCCAAAAGGTTATGTAATTAGTCGAGAAGATCTGCTAAAAAATAATATTAAAATTGATTATCCGTACGTCTTAAAACCGATTAACGAAGGCTCAAGCATTGGAGTACACATGATTTTCTCGCATGAGGATTACTTAGAGCTGAAAAATAACAGTTCTACTATAATGGAAAAGATGATCATAGAAGAATACATACCGGGTATAGAGTTACATACTGCTGTATTACTGAATGAAGCAATTGGCACTATGGAAATACGACCGAAAAATAAATTCTATGATTATGAAGCAAAGTATACAGATGGATTTGCAGAACATATATTTCCTGCTGAAATTCCTAACAACATATATAGAATAACCTTGGAACACGCGTTAAAAGTTCATCAATTTTTAGGATGTAAAACTGTTTCCCGCTCAGACTTCCGTTATAATCCCCAAAATAACACTTTAAAAATGCTTGAGGTTAATACACATCCTGGCTTTACTGAATTGTCGTTAGTACCAGAAATTGCAAAATTGACAAGAGGAATTGATTTTAATGAATTAGTCAAAATTATTGTCGAAGACAGTTTACACCACAGGAATATTAGAGATCAAGCCGATGTTGAACAATGTTACTAG